One Tissierellales bacterium genomic region harbors:
- the dcm gene encoding DNA (cytosine-5-)-methyltransferase, giving the protein MSITVKSFFSGIGGMDLGLAESGLEIVESYEIDKKACETLRRNFKHTIRECDITKLTVLDQPHADVYVGTFPCQHYSKIADINGTRNGDALFLDFFRHIAIATPEMFIIENVPGMLKFKVVMECFTKLPGYYVRVECPIDAKNWLPQKRERVFIIGTKKPFNNISYPDNNPVKMKDIIEVGAKVHTPAYVSKRLNGNYRDLPIITDLEGIAPTCVAHYSKDRSTRLINDGISIRPYSKLEYARLQGFPDWFSFYGTDNDAYRQIGNAVAVPVARWIGKNVIRYFNNYFRNYNDKGSVILQ; this is encoded by the coding sequence ATGAGTATTACTGTGAAGAGTTTCTTCAGTGGCATTGGTGGTATGGATCTTGGATTGGCAGAATCTGGATTAGAGATTGTTGAGTCATATGAGATTGATAAGAAAGCTTGTGAAACACTTAGAAGAAATTTCAAACATACTATCAGAGAATGTGATATTACAAAATTAACTGTTTTAGATCAGCCTCATGCAGATGTATACGTTGGTACTTTTCCTTGCCAACATTACAGTAAAATTGCAGATATAAATGGAACTAGAAATGGAGATGCTTTATTTTTAGATTTTTTCCGCCATATAGCTATCGCTACCCCTGAAATGTTTATAATTGAAAATGTTCCCGGAATGTTAAAGTTTAAAGTTGTTATGGAATGTTTTACAAAACTTCCGGGGTACTACGTAAGAGTAGAATGTCCTATCGATGCAAAAAACTGGCTTCCTCAAAAGAGAGAACGTGTATTTATTATTGGGACCAAGAAACCCTTCAACAATATTAGTTACCCGGATAACAATCCAGTGAAAATGAAAGACATAATAGAAGTAGGTGCAAAAGTTCATACTCCTGCTTATGTAAGTAAAAGACTTAACGGTAATTATAGAGATCTTCCGATAATAACAGACTTAGAGGGTATAGCACCAACATGTGTTGCACATTACAGTAAAGATAGGTCTACAAGATTAATTAATGATGGAATATCTATCAGACCATATTCAAAATTGGAATATGCACGACTACAAGGCTTTCCTGATTGGTTCTCCTTCTATGGAACCGACAATGATGCTTATAGACAGATTGGAAATGCAGTAGCAGTACCAGTTGCAAGATGGATAGGGAAAAATGTAATTAGATACTTTAACAATTACTTTAGAAACTATAATGATAAAGGGAGTGTGATTTTACAATGA
- a CDS encoding type IV secretory system conjugative DNA transfer family protein produces MISNKIEKLIEKIVDQIHGKKVDIFCWVSYFIISIATCIVMWIIKRTIQSDDALIPNIMNTYIYLLLIIYPLGVYYVSLMGKFFSAPSRRVSILVFSVFSTMVFVTGYIIQLTNLSFSNWVYSINNIDVIPSSLMIGNVRLVTFGVPLLIICPMAGLILQIISDKDIKKEIRKYEVELLLPTVFEENDVSIDIKLCKDFDTGKDCIVPEKKMFEHVYLQGGTGSGKTSTFIIPFLEQLFYLKAEIREGMKKIAYSCLEDNIAIITKPITNNWFNKNFNINMIEPREGNRDEFIKRFEKYIIGIRDYDEKIIDKKSYGGVIELPKISNDDKYKITINILKNNMELEEKTVEYTNKLLSLDICYESSKTVSIMNSQILKDIKDDNKKVDEILNNDIVNEEYDDENVLITLPELDDNNLVYHVIVNKHGSGKIIFRNLGLCVIAPDEGLPAEAVEIAKKYGFDIHNIDPTMSSIKRGVSKFNPLKGGRSDKTGDIISSIFVGMDNAGGSNKGNSYFTNASVRAIRNTIILLKEMHPILYGNEPTLKDVYDCISDPSKVIPYVEAMKNDKSKKVLWSSVISYFVINFYPPKVDDKNNVIRGATQGSQRKKTEEAIGGIINQLDNFITRKEVSHILCDNDNSIDLYEALENGDCIAIATRQNELGERLGKAFAMFFILSIQNVVLSRFSEMENPEIPFYLIIDEFDFYINENTKVFFTFARKYKCSVTIALQGMSQLDSISEEFRKTIFTNTSTKILLPGSELDDRKHWSEYLGYYKNFEMQTGIMSTSVLSDSPKYSETHRGTMKEESIISEKDIQDLHFKEAIYVYTNKKGRLKRGKGITDFVQMREDPNKSNFNFEKFNPVHEAEKLLSDKPVQETIEEVLDIELTPNNINTSIATNSEIPLEIIEAIDNQEKEIQDLSLVDVSNLELFIPEEEGSENFSDENSMEISLDNDVLILDSSNTDSDEIIKKENKEKKNVIDNSLLLKDIDNLVFEDNLIINEDYDILNSESVKKEEILNINLNSIDITTSMEGKNEV; encoded by the coding sequence TTGATTAGTAATAAAATTGAAAAGTTAATCGAAAAAATAGTTGACCAAATTCATGGCAAAAAAGTAGATATTTTTTGTTGGGTCAGCTATTTTATTATTAGTATCGCTACATGTATAGTAATGTGGATAATAAAAAGGACTATACAATCAGATGATGCATTGATTCCAAATATTATGAACACATACATATATTTATTACTCATTATATATCCTCTAGGAGTATATTATGTATCATTGATGGGAAAGTTCTTTAGTGCCCCATCAAGAAGAGTTAGTATTTTGGTTTTTTCAGTTTTCTCAACAATGGTATTTGTAACAGGTTATATAATTCAGTTAACAAATTTAAGTTTCAGTAACTGGGTGTATAGTATTAATAATATCGATGTTATACCAAGTAGTTTAATGATAGGAAATGTTAGATTAGTAACTTTTGGAGTGCCACTACTTATTATTTGTCCAATGGCAGGTTTAATTCTTCAGATAATAAGTGATAAAGACATCAAGAAAGAAATAAGAAAATATGAAGTGGAATTATTATTACCAACTGTTTTTGAGGAGAATGATGTATCCATAGATATAAAACTGTGTAAAGACTTTGATACAGGTAAAGACTGTATTGTTCCAGAAAAAAAAATGTTTGAACATGTTTACCTACAAGGTGGCACTGGTTCAGGAAAAACTTCAACTTTTATCATACCATTTTTAGAGCAATTGTTTTATTTGAAAGCAGAAATAAGAGAAGGTATGAAAAAAATTGCATACTCTTGTTTAGAGGATAATATCGCAATAATAACTAAGCCGATCACTAATAATTGGTTTAATAAGAATTTTAACATTAATATGATTGAACCAAGAGAAGGAAATAGAGATGAGTTCATTAAGAGATTTGAAAAATATATAATTGGTATAAGAGATTATGATGAAAAGATCATTGATAAAAAGTCGTATGGTGGAGTAATTGAATTACCAAAGATATCTAATGATGATAAGTATAAAATAACTATAAATATATTAAAAAATAATATGGAATTGGAAGAGAAAACAGTAGAATACACAAATAAGTTGTTAAGTCTTGATATATGTTATGAAAGCTCTAAAACAGTTTCTATAATGAATAGTCAGATATTAAAAGATATCAAGGATGATAATAAAAAAGTAGATGAAATTTTAAATAATGATATTGTAAATGAAGAATATGATGATGAAAATGTTCTTATTACTTTACCAGAACTGGATGATAACAATTTAGTCTATCATGTTATAGTTAATAAACATGGTTCTGGAAAAATTATTTTTAGAAACTTGGGGCTATGTGTTATAGCTCCAGATGAGGGATTACCTGCAGAGGCAGTAGAGATAGCAAAAAAATACGGGTTTGATATTCATAACATAGATCCTACAATGAGTTCAATTAAGCGAGGAGTATCTAAGTTCAATCCTCTTAAGGGTGGACGTTCTGACAAAACAGGTGATATTATTTCATCAATTTTTGTTGGTATGGATAATGCAGGGGGGAGTAATAAAGGCAACTCCTATTTTACAAATGCATCAGTAAGAGCGATTAGAAATACAATTATTTTACTTAAAGAAATGCATCCAATATTATACGGTAATGAACCAACCCTTAAGGATGTTTATGATTGTATTTCTGATCCAAGTAAGGTTATACCATATGTTGAAGCTATGAAAAATGATAAAAGTAAAAAAGTATTATGGAGCAGTGTAATATCATATTTCGTTATAAATTTTTATCCTCCTAAGGTAGATGATAAAAATAATGTAATTAGAGGAGCTACTCAAGGTTCGCAAAGAAAAAAAACCGAAGAGGCTATTGGTGGAATTATAAATCAGCTTGATAACTTTATTACTAGGAAAGAAGTTTCTCATATATTATGTGATAATGACAATAGTATTGATTTATACGAAGCTCTTGAGAATGGTGATTGTATTGCTATTGCAACACGACAAAACGAATTAGGTGAAAGGCTAGGCAAGGCATTTGCCATGTTCTTTATCTTATCTATACAGAATGTAGTGTTAAGCAGATTTTCTGAAATGGAGAACCCAGAAATTCCTTTTTATTTAATTATCGATGAGTTTGATTTCTATATTAATGAAAATACCAAAGTTTTTTTTACTTTTGCAAGAAAATACAAATGCTCTGTGACTATTGCATTACAGGGAATGTCACAATTGGATTCCATATCCGAAGAATTTAGAAAGACAATATTCACAAATACAAGTACGAAAATACTATTACCAGGTTCTGAACTGGATGATAGAAAACACTGGAGTGAGTATTTAGGATATTATAAAAACTTTGAGATGCAGACAGGTATAATGTCTACCTCAGTACTATCTGATAGTCCTAAATATAGTGAGACACACAGAGGGACAATGAAAGAGGAATCTATAATTTCAGAGAAAGATATACAAGACCTACATTTCAAGGAAGCTATTTATGTATATACTAACAAGAAAGGTAGATTAAAACGAGGAAAAGGTATTACTGACTTTGTTCAAATGCGTGAGGACCCTAATAAGTCAAATTTCAATTTTGAAAAATTCAATCCAGTTCATGAGGCTGAAAAATTATTGTCTGATAAGCCAGTACAGGAAACTATAGAAGAGGTATTAGATATAGAGTTAACACCAAACAATATTAATACAAGTATTGCCACAAATAGTGAAATTCCATTAGAGATTATAGAAGCTATTGATAATCAAGAAAAAGAAATTCAAGATTTATCATTAGTTGATGTTAGTAATCTAGAATTATTTATTCCTGAAGAAGAAGGTAGTGAAAATTTCTCAGATGAAAACAGTATGGAAATAAGCTTAGATAATGATGTATTGATTTTAGATAGCAGTAATACTGATTCGGATGAAATCATTAAGAAAGAAAATAAGGAAAAGAAAAATGTTATAGATAATAGTTTACTATTGAAGGATATAGACAATTTAGTATTCGAGGATAATTTAATAATCAATGAAGATTATGATATACTGAATAGTGAAAGCGTAAAAAAAGAAGAAATATTGAATATTAACTTAAATAGTATTGATATAACAACAAGTATGGAGGGAAAGAATGAAGTGTAA
- a CDS encoding helix-turn-helix domain-containing protein: MIDIGKRIKELRNEKELSSKELAKKVDISPGYMSLLEANKRTCNIVRLEKICNALEVPIVDFFSYHGKKDRDEYESKRMDMALNSLDFNLGLKAMFNNNRDENISTLRDSMSVINNLNSIGNEEE; this comes from the coding sequence GTGATAGATATTGGTAAAAGAATTAAAGAACTGAGAAATGAAAAAGAACTAAGTTCAAAAGAGTTAGCAAAGAAGGTTGATATTTCTCCCGGATATATGTCACTCCTGGAGGCTAATAAAAGGACATGTAATATCGTTAGATTAGAAAAGATATGTAATGCATTGGAAGTTCCTATTGTCGATTTCTTTAGTTACCATGGTAAGAAGGATAGAGATGAATACGAAAGCAAAAGAATGGACATGGCTCTAAACTCATTAGATTTCAATCTAGGTTTAAAAGCAATGTTTAATAATAATCGTGATGAGAACATTTCAACACTTAGAGATAGTATGTCAGTAATTAATAATTTAAATTCCATAGGTAATGAGGAGGAGTAG
- a CDS encoding ParB/Srx family N-terminal domain-containing protein — MSKNNESIDKGANTLLDNIVGAYNDSLEVEEEELYKSLEVATNVRIIPLDKLVEAPKDWNFYSPITDEKFIGMKESMIKFGLFHPILVWENPDGKDFMILSGHNRTRAFRELLEEGHTEFRGIEAKIFRTEKIDKKSAEVAISYANQAQRNSTTKESFKALKKIYLDNQESEDVESKKENYKKMEAQTGKTTTTIRRILNLDKLIPEIFDMVGEELNYKHVQGITGKDKETQQWIFENFKEQLTNDTAKKIKKFTEKEQIEKIFDPVEEINESEKYLSVNIPPIIKSEVKKLIKEWEKANGIKWTY; from the coding sequence ATGTCTAAGAATAATGAAAGTATAGATAAGGGTGCAAATACCTTACTAGATAATATAGTTGGTGCTTATAATGATAGTTTAGAAGTTGAAGAGGAAGAGTTATATAAATCTTTGGAAGTAGCTACTAATGTTAGAATAATTCCTTTAGATAAACTAGTAGAGGCTCCGAAGGACTGGAACTTCTATAGTCCTATAACGGACGAAAAATTTATTGGAATGAAAGAATCAATGATAAAATTTGGACTTTTCCACCCAATTTTGGTATGGGAAAATCCAGATGGAAAAGACTTTATGATTTTATCAGGTCATAATCGTACAAGAGCATTCAGGGAACTTCTAGAAGAGGGACACACTGAGTTTAGAGGTATTGAAGCTAAGATTTTTAGAACTGAAAAAATTGATAAGAAAAGTGCTGAAGTTGCTATTAGTTATGCCAATCAAGCACAAAGAAATTCTACAACAAAAGAATCATTTAAAGCATTAAAGAAGATATACTTAGATAATCAGGAGTCTGAAGATGTTGAAAGTAAGAAAGAGAACTATAAAAAAATGGAGGCACAGACAGGAAAAACTACTACTACTATTCGAAGGATTCTTAATCTTGATAAGTTGATTCCTGAAATATTTGACATGGTTGGTGAAGAATTAAATTATAAACATGTCCAAGGTATAACAGGTAAGGATAAAGAAACACAGCAATGGATTTTTGAAAATTTCAAGGAACAGTTAACAAATGATACCGCTAAAAAAATAAAAAAATTTACTGAAAAAGAGCAGATTGAAAAAATCTTTGATCCTGTAGAAGAAATAAATGAATCAGAAAAGTATCTTTCAGTAAATATTCCACCTATTATCAAAAGTGAAGTAAAGAAGCTGATCAAGGAGTGGGAAAAAGCCAATGGGATCAAATGGACGTATTAG
- a CDS encoding helix-turn-helix transcriptional regulator — protein sequence MKCKNCGSSDFEETWIDYPAKIYDEIEYIETEGFECLNCGEQVLDRRSEVGLLRKIDSLKIKHYIENKDKFVPIIVSSLKKIRMGKEISQKLVGQALGITEQRFGSIEQPLNTPTLKTVLQIADVLGVTADDLYKIKHLEKEEYKRLRVLRHTVNGFEEVEGLSELYVIYDKLTIDLNNCHDKSEKKEINIKIKKALADIREVSKLNKCILKREHHIDVENYELWLKYNN from the coding sequence ATGAAGTGTAAAAATTGTGGGAGTTCTGATTTTGAAGAAACTTGGATTGATTACCCGGCGAAGATTTACGATGAAATTGAATATATTGAAACAGAGGGTTTTGAATGTTTAAATTGTGGGGAGCAAGTTTTAGACAGAAGAAGCGAAGTCGGACTTCTTAGAAAAATTGATAGTTTAAAAATAAAACATTATATAGAGAATAAAGATAAGTTCGTACCAATTATTGTGAGTAGCCTTAAGAAAATAAGAATGGGAAAGGAAATTTCACAAAAACTCGTTGGCCAAGCATTAGGTATTACTGAACAGCGATTTGGTTCAATAGAACAACCTCTTAATACACCTACATTGAAAACAGTTCTACAAATTGCCGATGTATTAGGAGTAACAGCTGATGATTTATATAAGATTAAACATTTAGAAAAAGAAGAATACAAGAGATTGAGAGTATTGAGACACACTGTAAACGGTTTTGAAGAAGTTGAGGGATTATCAGAACTGTATGTAATATATGATAAGCTAACAATAGACTTGAATAATTGCCATGATAAGAGCGAGAAGAAAGAAATAAATATAAAGATAAAGAAAGCTCTAGCAGATATTCGAGAAGTATCGAAGTTAAATAAATGCATACTAAAAAGAGAACATCATATAGATGTTGAAAATTATGAACTTTGGTTAAAATATAATAACTAA
- a CDS encoding ParA family protein, which translates to MKIISMISGMGGAGKSINTFHLGHILSEMGKRVLMIDADPQCSLTYNCIDKDSYERMCIEEKEYSNNKTKDNLNEEDTRPCKTLYYIMKNAVDGLEPPNNNVMPFNVKNKLDIIPGSMLMERLNYSYDTSVHCEEARLRVSKHDEEEILRVTKSIRSVAEDNGKSYDYVLIDTSITSSELTRMALLISDNFHVSINLNRLSFMNLISLDKRLKNIESDCLDSKSEFPSFLGYSVIHTRNKIEEYVELYEDFRTFEKENSSNIIFANSDMLLGNDIYNKLDERLITISSIHRCPVWDITDIMLKGNIDKLDKISEKKNEFKKYYISFAEELVRRLENKE; encoded by the coding sequence ATGAAGATAATTTCAATGATAAGTGGAATGGGTGGAGCAGGCAAAAGTATAAATACTTTTCATTTAGGACATATTCTAAGTGAAATGGGAAAAAGAGTTTTGATGATAGATGCGGATCCGCAATGTTCACTTACTTACAATTGTATTGATAAAGATTCGTATGAGCGAATGTGTATTGAAGAGAAAGAGTATTCTAATAATAAGACTAAAGATAATCTAAATGAAGAGGATACTAGACCATGTAAAACACTTTACTACATTATGAAAAATGCAGTAGATGGTTTGGAGCCCCCGAACAATAATGTAATGCCGTTTAATGTGAAAAACAAATTAGATATAATTCCAGGTAGTATGCTTATGGAGAGGTTGAATTATTCATATGATACAAGTGTACATTGTGAAGAAGCAAGACTTAGAGTTAGTAAACATGATGAAGAAGAAATACTAAGAGTTACTAAAAGCATCCGAAGTGTCGCTGAGGATAATGGTAAAAGTTACGATTATGTATTAATAGATACATCAATAACCAGTTCAGAGTTAACAAGAATGGCTCTTCTTATTTCAGACAATTTTCATGTATCTATCAATCTGAATAGACTTTCTTTTATGAACTTGATTTCATTAGATAAAAGATTAAAAAATATTGAGAGTGATTGTTTAGACTCTAAATCAGAGTTCCCAAGTTTTTTAGGATATTCTGTCATACATACACGCAATAAAATAGAGGAGTATGTAGAGTTATATGAGGACTTTAGAACTTTTGAAAAAGAGAACTCTTCAAATATCATATTTGCTAATAGTGATATGTTGCTAGGTAATGACATATACAATAAGCTTGATGAGAGACTTATAACAATCTCTAGTATTCATAGGTGTCCTGTTTGGGATATCACAGACATAATGTTAAAGGGAAATATTGATAAATTAGATAAGATATCTGAAAAAAAGAATGAGTTTAAAAAGTATTATATAAGTTTTGCAGAAGAATTAGTAAGACGACTTGAGAATAAAGAATAG
- a CDS encoding tyrosine-type recombinase/integrase yields MFPNLLDELIHDFKWDLTNKKKLNQSAIRDSNFEIIAFFNFIYTTSSKKSFKNLKENDIERYIEFCIQKGVQKKTINEKIRTIRKFYNYLIDDRQILSYNPTSCIYYFKIEAPSSPKFISRKEVEKVIRVLSERAKSPINSNINDEGIRDIAISQMMAYLGLKLKDILNLRVDDVSLINKKIRLNYKGENRFVNISSNLMMSLLKYESMSYYFPDESNYYFKSYSGHKYCARTFQRHFKEAVLISGLNKTLTPSSLKNSYAYYMALENSEDELKKILNQDKVTQYYDNNPNLESEE; encoded by the coding sequence ATGTTTCCTAATTTATTAGATGAATTAATTCACGATTTTAAATGGGATTTAACAAACAAGAAAAAACTAAATCAATCTGCAATAAGAGATTCTAATTTTGAAATCATAGCATTTTTCAATTTCATATACACTACTTCATCAAAGAAATCATTTAAAAATTTAAAAGAAAATGATATAGAAAGATATATTGAATTTTGTATTCAAAAGGGAGTTCAAAAGAAAACTATAAACGAGAAAATAAGAACAATTAGAAAATTTTACAACTATCTAATTGATGATAGACAGATATTGAGCTATAACCCAACTTCTTGTATATATTATTTTAAGATTGAGGCTCCATCTAGCCCTAAATTCATTTCCAGAAAAGAAGTAGAAAAGGTTATCCGCGTTCTATCAGAACGTGCTAAAAGTCCCATAAATAGTAATATCAATGATGAAGGTATCAGAGATATAGCAATTTCTCAAATGATGGCTTACTTGGGACTTAAATTAAAGGATATTCTAAATCTACGTGTAGATGATGTATCCCTGATTAATAAAAAAATCCGTTTAAATTATAAAGGGGAGAATAGATTCGTTAACATATCTTCAAATTTAATGATGAGTTTGCTTAAATATGAAAGTATGTCTTATTATTTTCCTGATGAATCAAATTATTACTTTAAGTCATACTCTGGCCATAAATATTGTGCTAGAACTTTTCAAAGACACTTTAAAGAAGCGGTATTAATATCAGGACTTAATAAAACTTTAACTCCAAGTTCTCTAAAAAATAGCTATGCTTATTATATGGCTTTAGAAAACTCAGAAGATGAGTTAAAGAAAATTTTAAATCAAGATAAAGTTACACAATATTATGATAATAATCCGAATCTAGAAAGCGAGGAATAG
- a CDS encoding helix-turn-helix domain-containing protein, whose amino-acid sequence MRKKINDNKILDYVFTSSEASILWGLESSTVKKACQSDTIYCRKSGRSWLVTDKSMNDRFGKILDRIVKGKHKNPVEGLLRLYTLNEIDIVDIKFKLPLPPKIRMDTIDKIQDIDDVDCE is encoded by the coding sequence GTGAGAAAGAAAATTAATGATAATAAAATACTAGATTATGTTTTCACTTCCTCAGAGGCAAGTATATTATGGGGATTAGAATCAAGTACAGTAAAAAAAGCGTGTCAGTCCGACACTATTTACTGTAGGAAATCCGGTAGATCATGGCTAGTAACAGATAAATCTATGAATGATAGATTTGGAAAAATCTTAGACCGCATAGTTAAGGGTAAACATAAGAATCCAGTAGAGGGGCTGTTAAGATTATATACACTAAATGAAATAGACATAGTGGATATTAAGTTTAAACTACCTCTTCCACCTAAGATAAGAATGGATACAATTGATAAAATTCAAGATATAGATGATGTGGATTGTGAATAG
- a CDS encoding AAA family ATPase, which produces MIFGDNIKKFRTEINLTQQELADISGVNISIIKHIETGNRGTAIDNLKKIADALNVPLAEIYVDDYRPTEIYTVLNSKGGCSKTSIVSNVGYELSKMGKRVLLVDADLQCNLTYSLGQDFEMSRSIYKALIDVDHDVNPSNIEDFIRSTGYENLDVVISDFEMATIEMDLTLKSYRESLMETLIRPLIDKGVYDYIIFDCNPMLGLLNQNILSVSDNIIVPVELSPFGVMGLDVLIRFIKKAQRVNKNLQISGLIKTKVDNRYNMTSKVNETLELLTSKVDINIYKSFIPTDAKIPEAQWERMPLNVYIEGKNKKSKADKQFKAFAKEIMSNSRG; this is translated from the coding sequence ATGATATTTGGTGATAATATCAAAAAGTTTAGAACAGAGATTAATTTAACTCAGCAAGAATTAGCAGATATATCAGGAGTAAATATAAGCATAATTAAACACATCGAGACAGGGAATAGAGGGACTGCAATAGATAATTTAAAAAAAATTGCAGATGCACTTAATGTTCCACTAGCTGAAATCTATGTAGATGATTATAGACCAACAGAAATATATACTGTACTTAATAGCAAGGGTGGTTGTTCTAAAACAAGTATAGTTTCAAATGTTGGATACGAATTATCGAAAATGGGAAAAAGAGTGTTACTAGTAGATGCAGATCTACAATGTAATCTAACATACTCATTAGGTCAAGATTTTGAAATGAGCAGAAGTATCTATAAAGCATTAATAGATGTTGACCATGATGTAAATCCAAGTAATATAGAAGATTTTATTAGAAGTACTGGTTATGAAAATCTAGATGTTGTTATTAGTGATTTTGAAATGGCTACAATAGAGATGGATTTAACTCTGAAAAGCTATAGAGAATCATTGATGGAGACTCTTATAAGACCACTAATTGATAAGGGAGTATATGATTATATAATCTTCGATTGTAATCCTATGTTAGGTTTGTTAAATCAGAATATATTATCAGTAAGTGACAATATTATTGTCCCGGTGGAGCTTTCGCCATTTGGGGTCATGGGACTTGATGTATTAATTAGATTTATTAAAAAGGCTCAGAGAGTTAATAAGAATCTACAGATATCTGGACTAATCAAAACAAAAGTAGACAACCGATACAATATGACTAGTAAGGTTAATGAGACTCTAGAGCTTCTTACTAGTAAAGTAGATATTAATATATACAAATCGTTCATACCTACTGATGCTAAGATTCCAGAAGCACAGTGGGAAAGAATGCCTCTAAATGTATATATTGAAGGAAAAAATAAAAAGAGTAAAGCAGACAAACAATTTAAAGCTTTTGCTAAAGAAATTATGAGTAATAGTAGGGGGTAA